One region of Catenuloplanes indicus genomic DNA includes:
- a CDS encoding SDR family oxidoreductase: MDRSHSPHSRPIAGDVKLLTVVAPSKDEGCSPTGLVGQRLARQLLAAGDPVRVLAEPGECSGWPAEVEVVIGSIGQPLPSAEIFAGVDAVFLAGAHPSTVEASLRSAGEAGVQRIVLLSSHGPEYEQYNPPETWHWLAIERAVERSGLRWTHLRPSAVMGSVRSGTYPATGSDWPQSIRTEGVVREAFLDSGHYPFIHEDDLAAVAAAAMHTDHYSGTVIEAVGLPLSTRSRVRSIADAIGCDIQAVTVTAAESRATWHRNGWPEGAIEVTLYALQEYGARLTELTEWTVAQRPSVRDIIGRSPRTYDEWAAENADLFL, encoded by the coding sequence ATGGACAGATCTCACTCGCCCCACAGCCGGCCGATCGCCGGGGACGTCAAACTCCTCACGGTCGTCGCGCCGAGCAAGGATGAGGGCTGCAGCCCCACGGGGCTTGTCGGACAACGCTTGGCACGGCAGTTGCTTGCCGCCGGGGACCCGGTGAGGGTGCTCGCAGAACCCGGGGAGTGCAGTGGCTGGCCGGCCGAGGTAGAGGTGGTGATCGGCTCCATCGGCCAGCCGTTGCCGTCTGCCGAGATCTTCGCCGGCGTCGATGCGGTATTCCTCGCCGGTGCGCATCCCTCGACCGTCGAGGCGTCATTGAGGTCGGCGGGTGAAGCCGGTGTCCAGCGGATCGTGCTGCTGTCGTCCCACGGACCCGAGTACGAGCAGTACAACCCGCCGGAGACCTGGCACTGGCTGGCCATCGAACGCGCTGTAGAGCGTTCCGGGCTCCGGTGGACTCATCTCCGGCCCTCCGCCGTGATGGGCTCCGTCAGGAGCGGCACGTATCCCGCGACCGGCTCCGACTGGCCGCAGTCCATCCGAACGGAGGGAGTCGTCCGGGAAGCGTTCCTCGACAGTGGGCACTACCCGTTCATCCATGAAGACGATCTCGCCGCTGTCGCTGCGGCGGCGATGCACACCGACCACTACTCCGGCACCGTCATCGAGGCGGTGGGACTGCCTTTGTCGACCCGGTCACGGGTGCGCAGCATCGCTGACGCCATCGGTTGCGACATTCAGGCTGTCACCGTGACGGCTGCTGAGAGCCGGGCAACGTGGCACCGTAACGGCTGGCCGGAAGGCGCCATCGAGGTAACGCTGTACGCGCTCCAGGAGTACGGTGCGCGCCTGACCGAACTCACCGAATGGACGGTCGCACAACGGCCCTCCGTCCGCGACATCATCGGCCGCTCGCCGCGTACCTACGACGAATGGGCCGCTGAGAACGCCGACCTATTTCTCTGA
- a CDS encoding IucA/IucC family protein, with amino-acid sequence MTTAAHTPDTERTREDLGRLRPDLVAGYDAALPGARAAVLTRLWGAIGREPLPGLGNRATTGGRLTVTLAGGGTLTGPAAATAPFAEADGQAEAEREAATGPRPGPVIDGPGGPIGDPVRLARLAGWPDRFHAELANSVANLALARANAFPTPTLKQLAADPEGLATAEQSVVDGHPIHPLCRTRTGMSTEEVLAYAPEHRTIVELAEVRVPEDRWYGEGPPILTVHPWQRDHVLDRHPGLRPTGRTRPARPLMSLRTLAPVGRRSQHVKTAVDVQMTSAVRTVSPAAVRNGPVVSVLLHTLATDLPGLTILRETFAGAVLVDGEPSRSLAYLAREAPRQAPGEVVLPLAALAQPALQRDAVDAGFGGDPVAFFATLTRTVLPPLLVMLHRGVALEAHGQNTLVALTDGVPNRMLYRDLGGIRISPARLRRNGFTLGVPELHGDLGTDDPDALRTKVVAAAVSGALAEQIAVLTRTHGVAPDLLWGLVAAVARDTYARLGTGDVAGLFDATLPLKATTAMRLAADPLDDVWTHLDNPMAGLR; translated from the coding sequence ATGACCACGGCAGCGCACACGCCGGACACGGAACGCACGCGCGAGGATCTCGGGCGGCTGCGGCCGGATCTGGTCGCCGGATACGACGCGGCCCTGCCGGGCGCGCGGGCGGCCGTGCTGACCCGGCTGTGGGGCGCGATCGGCCGCGAACCCCTCCCCGGGCTCGGCAACCGCGCCACCACCGGCGGCCGGCTCACCGTGACCCTGGCCGGCGGCGGCACGCTCACCGGCCCGGCCGCGGCCACCGCCCCGTTCGCGGAAGCCGATGGGCAAGCCGAGGCGGAAAGGGAAGCCGCGACAGGACCGCGGCCCGGCCCGGTGATCGACGGCCCGGGCGGGCCGATCGGCGACCCGGTGCGGCTCGCCCGGCTCGCCGGCTGGCCGGACCGGTTCCACGCCGAACTCGCCAACTCCGTCGCCAACCTGGCTCTGGCCAGGGCGAACGCGTTCCCCACCCCCACCCTGAAACAGCTCGCCGCCGACCCGGAAGGCCTCGCCACGGCCGAACAGTCGGTGGTGGACGGGCATCCGATCCACCCGCTCTGCCGCACCCGGACCGGCATGTCGACCGAGGAGGTCCTGGCCTACGCGCCGGAGCACCGCACGATCGTCGAGCTGGCCGAGGTCCGCGTGCCCGAGGACCGGTGGTACGGCGAAGGCCCGCCGATCCTGACGGTCCACCCGTGGCAGCGCGACCACGTGCTCGACCGGCACCCGGGGCTGCGGCCCACCGGGCGCACCCGGCCGGCCCGGCCACTGATGTCGCTGCGGACGCTCGCCCCGGTCGGCCGGCGCAGCCAGCACGTCAAGACCGCGGTCGACGTGCAGATGACCTCCGCGGTGCGCACGGTCTCCCCGGCCGCGGTCCGCAACGGCCCGGTCGTCTCCGTGCTGCTGCACACGCTCGCCACCGACCTGCCCGGCCTGACGATCCTGCGGGAGACGTTCGCCGGCGCGGTCCTGGTCGACGGCGAACCCAGCCGCAGCCTCGCCTACCTGGCCCGGGAGGCACCCCGGCAGGCGCCCGGCGAGGTCGTCCTGCCGCTGGCCGCGCTCGCGCAGCCGGCACTGCAGAGGGACGCGGTCGACGCCGGCTTCGGCGGCGACCCGGTGGCCTTCTTCGCCACGCTGACCCGCACCGTCCTCCCGCCGCTGCTGGTCATGCTGCACCGCGGCGTCGCGCTCGAGGCGCACGGGCAGAACACGCTGGTCGCGCTGACCGACGGCGTGCCGAACCGGATGCTCTACCGGGACCTCGGCGGGATCCGGATCAGCCCGGCCCGGCTGCGCCGCAACGGCTTCACGCTCGGCGTGCCGGAGCTGCACGGCGACCTCGGCACCGACGACCCGGACGCGTTGCGCACCAAGGTCGTCGCCGCCGCGGTCTCCGGCGCGCTGGCCGAGCAGATCGCGGTGCTCACCCGTACCCACGGCGTGGCTCCTGATCTGCTCTGGGGTCTGGTCGCCGCGGTCGCCCGGGACACCTACGCGCGGCTCGGCACCGGCGACGTCGCGGGGCTGTTCGATGCGACGCTGCCGCTGAAGGCGACGACCGCGATGCGCCTGGCCGCGGACCCGCTCGACGACGTGTGGACCCACCTCGACAACCCGATGGCAGGACTGCGATGA
- a CDS encoding IucA/IucC family protein, whose product MTTAQRGHHLCELAPVTLRDAVAHTTAGLGRAAPGLLPAFRDAIPEAARTVGTRLLGALIREDIGDARTRYGGRGTRHGFDRVEPDPADVPDDPVALLGGDPAAWGLAAEIVDATANLALAFARPPVRVDVRDADEAALAYERLAITGHNLHPCGRTRLGWDVPDLLAHDLETPGTTLRFVAVRRDLLTGRLEHPDLPPAPDGYAVQPVHAWQWDAVVRHRYAHLLDDGALLPLDGELPVSPTAALRTVLLPPGPDGARHYLKVSLDIQVTSTRRSISVASTQNGPVLSALLHTLTGDDPDGHRLLLLAETAGTAVLEAGRDLAAILRRGIDHRLADGETVVPGSALAATDPATGRTVLAGLADAYPGSALDFVEDYARLLLPVPLRLAARHGIALEAHLQNCLPTFRHGRPYRLVLRDFAGLRLHRPRLVASGIDLPLWPGSVTATDDDATMRAKIGYTALQAHLGEIIVQLTRSHALDEAAAWRRVRAVVDEVYDGLRGGPRPVPAAAGDHAALTAPLVPHKALVRMRLAGAGDVHHPVRNPLHAF is encoded by the coding sequence ATGACCACCGCCCAGCGCGGCCACCACCTCTGCGAACTCGCCCCGGTCACGCTCCGGGACGCGGTCGCGCACACCACGGCCGGGCTCGGCCGGGCCGCGCCCGGGCTGCTGCCCGCGTTCCGCGACGCGATACCCGAGGCCGCGCGCACGGTCGGCACCCGGCTGCTCGGCGCGCTGATCCGCGAGGACATCGGCGACGCGCGCACCCGGTACGGCGGCCGCGGCACCCGGCACGGCTTCGACCGGGTCGAACCGGATCCGGCCGACGTGCCGGACGACCCGGTCGCGCTGCTCGGCGGCGACCCGGCCGCCTGGGGGCTGGCCGCCGAGATCGTCGACGCGACCGCGAACCTGGCGCTGGCGTTCGCCCGCCCGCCGGTCCGCGTGGACGTCCGGGACGCCGACGAGGCCGCGCTCGCCTACGAACGGCTGGCGATCACCGGGCACAACCTGCACCCGTGCGGGCGCACCCGGCTCGGCTGGGACGTGCCGGACCTGCTCGCGCACGACCTGGAGACCCCCGGCACCACGCTGCGGTTCGTGGCGGTCCGCCGGGACCTGCTCACCGGGCGGCTGGAGCACCCCGATCTCCCGCCGGCCCCGGACGGGTACGCGGTGCAGCCGGTGCACGCCTGGCAGTGGGACGCGGTGGTCCGGCACCGGTACGCGCACCTGCTCGACGACGGCGCGCTCCTGCCGCTCGACGGTGAGCTGCCGGTCTCCCCCACCGCGGCGCTGCGCACCGTGCTGCTGCCGCCCGGGCCGGACGGCGCCCGGCACTACCTGAAGGTGTCGCTGGACATCCAGGTCACCTCCACCCGCCGCAGCATCTCGGTGGCCAGCACGCAGAACGGGCCGGTGCTGTCCGCGCTGCTGCACACGCTGACCGGCGACGACCCGGACGGGCACCGGCTGCTGCTGCTGGCCGAGACCGCCGGCACGGCCGTCCTCGAGGCCGGGCGGGACCTGGCCGCGATCCTGCGCCGCGGCATCGACCACCGGCTGGCCGACGGCGAGACCGTGGTGCCGGGCAGCGCGCTCGCCGCGACCGACCCGGCGACCGGGCGGACCGTGCTGGCCGGGCTCGCCGACGCGTACCCGGGCAGCGCCCTGGACTTCGTCGAGGACTACGCGCGGCTGCTGCTTCCGGTGCCGCTGCGGCTCGCGGCCCGGCACGGCATCGCGCTCGAGGCGCACCTGCAGAACTGCCTGCCCACGTTCCGGCACGGGCGGCCGTACCGGCTGGTGCTGCGCGACTTCGCCGGGCTGCGGCTGCACCGGCCGCGGCTGGTGGCGTCCGGCATCGACCTGCCGCTGTGGCCGGGCTCGGTGACCGCCACGGACGACGACGCGACGATGCGGGCGAAGATCGGCTACACCGCGCTCCAGGCCCACCTGGGCGAGATCATCGTGCAGCTGACCCGGTCGCACGCGCTGGACGAGGCGGCGGCGTGGCGGCGGGTGCGCGCGGTCGTCGACGAGGTCTACGACGGGCTGCGCGGCGGGCCACGCCCGGTGCCGGCCGCGGCCGGGGACCATGCGGCGCTGACCGCGCCGCTGGTGCCGCACAAGGCGCTGGTCCGCATGCGGCTGGCCGGTGCGGGCGACGTCCACCACCCGGTCCGGAACCCGCTCCATGCGTTCTGA
- a CDS encoding type III PLP-dependent enzyme, translated as MRSDVHAALDGAERPVSAYVYSRAVLAETAARVRAALPAGATLLYAVKANGHPDVVAALAAATDGLEVASGGELALAVAAGARRIAFGGPAKTDQELHAGVRAGALIHVESVLELRRLDAIAGRLGVRATAALRVNRAEAGPDGSHRMTGVPTPFGIDEATLADALAVPLRAVDLRGFHLHAVSNSLDAGAYATFAAGAVDWSVAAAARYGLDLRYVNVGGGLGVSYTGAETLDLGELRAGLAALAVPGDVDLVFEPGRFLAADAGWYAAEVIDLKRTHGRWFAVLRGGTHHFRLPAAWGYSHPFTVLPRDDAWQWDFPRPTVTDVPVDAVGELCTPRDVLARDVHVDRLRVGDVLLFARTGAYGWDISHHDFLRHPHPQIIVV; from the coding sequence ATGCGTTCTGACGTGCACGCCGCGCTGGACGGCGCCGAGCGGCCGGTCAGCGCCTACGTCTACTCGCGGGCCGTGCTGGCGGAGACCGCGGCGCGGGTGCGTGCGGCGCTGCCGGCCGGTGCGACGCTGCTCTACGCGGTCAAGGCCAACGGGCACCCGGACGTGGTCGCGGCGCTCGCGGCCGCCACCGACGGCCTCGAGGTCGCCTCCGGCGGGGAACTCGCGCTCGCGGTCGCGGCCGGTGCCCGGCGGATCGCCTTCGGCGGGCCCGCGAAAACAGATCAAGAGCTGCATGCCGGGGTACGGGCGGGCGCGCTGATCCACGTGGAGAGCGTCCTCGAGCTGCGCCGGCTGGACGCGATCGCGGGCCGGCTCGGCGTGCGGGCCACGGCCGCGCTGCGGGTCAACCGGGCCGAGGCCGGGCCGGACGGCAGCCACCGAATGACCGGCGTGCCGACACCGTTCGGGATCGACGAGGCCACGCTGGCCGACGCGCTCGCGGTGCCGCTGCGCGCGGTCGACCTGCGCGGCTTCCACCTGCACGCGGTGTCGAACTCGCTGGACGCCGGCGCCTACGCCACGTTCGCCGCCGGCGCGGTGGACTGGTCGGTGGCGGCCGCGGCCCGGTACGGCCTGGACCTGCGCTACGTCAACGTCGGCGGCGGGCTCGGCGTCTCGTACACCGGTGCGGAGACGCTCGACCTCGGAGAGCTCCGCGCCGGGCTGGCGGCGCTCGCCGTACCCGGGGACGTGGATCTGGTCTTCGAACCCGGTCGTTTCCTGGCCGCGGACGCCGGGTGGTACGCGGCCGAGGTGATCGACCTGAAGCGGACGCACGGCCGCTGGTTCGCGGTCCTTCGCGGCGGTACCCACCACTTCCGGCTGCCCGCGGCGTGGGGTTACAGCCACCCGTTCACGGTCCTGCCCCGCGACGACGCGTGGCAGTGGGACTTCCCCCGGCCCACGGTCACGGACGTGCCGGTGGACGCGGTCGGCGAGCTGTGCACGCCGCGCGACGTGCTCGCCCGCGACGTGCACGTGGACCGGCTGCGGGTCGGCGACGTGCTGCTCTTCGCCCGCACCGGCGCCTACGGCTGGGACATCTCCCACCACGACTTCCTCCGGCACCCGCACCCGCAGATCATCGTGGTCTGA
- a CDS encoding helix-turn-helix transcriptional regulator, giving the protein MPSSTPASRGWTFLTNHAHVLLAIAREPTARLRDVAASVGITERAAQAIVADLEADGYLHRERVGRRNEYTINPAGRFRHPAEADHRVGELIALFTAAPRR; this is encoded by the coding sequence ATGCCCAGCAGCACGCCCGCGTCCCGCGGGTGGACGTTCCTGACCAACCATGCGCACGTGCTGCTGGCCATCGCGCGCGAGCCGACCGCCCGGCTGCGCGACGTCGCCGCGTCCGTCGGCATCACCGAGCGCGCCGCGCAGGCGATCGTCGCCGACCTCGAGGCCGACGGCTACCTGCACCGGGAACGGGTCGGCCGCCGCAACGAGTACACGATCAACCCGGCCGGCCGGTTCCGGCACCCGGCCGAGGCCGATCACCGCGTCGGCGAGCTGATCGCGCTGTTCACCGCCGCGCCGCGGCGCTGA
- a CDS encoding TerC family protein, producing the protein MSVSWWIWAVIMLAIAAMLAVDLFLHRDNHVIGFREAVIWSGIWIAAGLLFGVVLWVWQGGEVAGTYYAGYLIEKALSIDNVFVFALIFSYFAVPAAYQHKVLFWGVIGALAFRLAFIFVGAELLETFFWTAYVFGAFLVYTGYRMAFRHGEQSPPDRNPVVRLVRRIIATDPAYHGDRFFTRINGKRVATLLFVVLIAVEATDLIFAIDSVAAILAITTSTFIVWTANAFAILGLRSLYFCLAGLLRRFVHLHYGLAVLLAFAGVKLILSETPVGKLPIPVTLGVIVVTIAVSIVWSLRSTRSAVSSGTAVRYGTGRPAQVVAGDADRGRDTET; encoded by the coding sequence TTGTCCGTGTCCTGGTGGATCTGGGCCGTGATCATGCTCGCCATCGCGGCGATGCTGGCCGTCGACCTGTTCCTGCACCGCGACAACCACGTCATCGGCTTCCGCGAGGCCGTGATCTGGTCCGGCATCTGGATCGCGGCCGGCCTGCTGTTCGGCGTCGTCCTGTGGGTGTGGCAGGGCGGCGAGGTGGCCGGCACCTACTACGCCGGCTACCTGATCGAGAAGGCGCTGTCGATCGACAACGTGTTCGTCTTCGCGCTGATCTTCTCCTACTTCGCGGTCCCGGCCGCGTACCAGCACAAGGTTCTGTTCTGGGGCGTCATCGGCGCCCTGGCGTTCCGGCTGGCGTTCATCTTCGTCGGCGCGGAACTACTGGAGACGTTCTTCTGGACCGCCTACGTGTTCGGCGCGTTCCTCGTCTACACCGGCTACCGGATGGCGTTCCGGCACGGCGAGCAGAGCCCGCCGGACCGCAACCCGGTCGTGCGCCTCGTGCGCCGGATCATCGCGACCGACCCGGCGTACCACGGTGACAGGTTCTTCACCCGGATCAACGGCAAGCGCGTCGCCACCCTGCTGTTCGTGGTCCTGATCGCCGTCGAAGCCACCGACCTGATCTTCGCCATCGACAGCGTGGCGGCGATCCTTGCCATCACCACCAGCACGTTCATCGTCTGGACCGCGAACGCGTTCGCCATCCTCGGCCTGCGCAGCCTGTACTTCTGCCTGGCCGGGCTGCTGCGCCGGTTCGTGCACCTGCACTACGGGCTGGCCGTACTGCTCGCGTTCGCCGGTGTCAAGCTGATCCTGTCCGAGACCCCGGTCGGCAAGCTGCCGATCCCGGTCACGCTGGGCGTGATCGTCGTGACGATCGCGGTGTCGATCGTGTGGAGCCTGCGCAGCACCCGCTCCGCCGTCTCGTCCGGAACGGCTGTGCGGTACGGCACAGGGCGGCCCGCTCAGGTCGTGGCCGGTGATGCCGACCGTGGGCGCGACACCGAGACCTGA
- a CDS encoding alpha/beta fold hydrolase, producing the protein MDHGERVVPVELPVLRWGARDAAARVLLVHGLTSAAVVWWQVADALARAGCRVTAVDLRGHGRAPGAVSYRLAEHAADLGAVDDEGAGWDVVVGHSLGGAAVAEAAASGLLTARAYLLLDPVLRVSGPEIERYVVALTAELTATPAEIAAAQPRWHPETVRLKAAAAAACSPYVVEHCLRDNGPWDLVPAVARIGAPVTVLGADPAVEEPSFTAAHAAALTGNATFRVAPGCGHSPHRDDPDLVVAAVTSSIPAGA; encoded by the coding sequence ATGGATCATGGTGAGCGGGTGGTGCCGGTCGAGCTGCCGGTGTTGCGGTGGGGCGCGCGGGATGCGGCCGCGCGAGTGCTGCTGGTGCACGGGCTGACGTCGGCGGCGGTCGTCTGGTGGCAGGTGGCTGACGCGCTGGCGCGGGCCGGCTGCCGGGTGACCGCGGTGGACCTGCGCGGCCACGGGCGGGCGCCGGGCGCGGTGAGTTACCGGCTGGCGGAGCACGCGGCCGATCTCGGCGCGGTCGACGACGAGGGCGCGGGCTGGGACGTGGTGGTCGGGCACTCGCTGGGCGGTGCCGCGGTCGCCGAGGCGGCGGCGTCCGGGCTGCTGACCGCGCGGGCGTACCTGTTGCTGGATCCGGTGTTGCGGGTTTCCGGGCCGGAGATCGAGCGGTACGTCGTCGCGCTCACGGCGGAGCTGACCGCCACCCCGGCCGAGATCGCGGCGGCGCAGCCGCGCTGGCATCCGGAGACGGTACGGCTGAAGGCGGCGGCCGCGGCGGCGTGCTCGCCGTACGTGGTGGAGCACTGCCTGCGCGACAACGGGCCGTGGGATCTGGTGCCGGCGGTTGCGCGGATCGGGGCGCCGGTGACGGTGCTCGGTGCGGATCCGGCGGTCGAGGAGCCGAGCTTCACGGCCGCGCACGCGGCGGCGCTGACCGGGAACGCGACGTTCCGGGTCGCGCCCGGGTGCGGGCACTCGCCGCACCGGGACGACCCGGATCTCGTGGTGGCCGCGGTTACTTCTTCGATTCCTGCTGGAGCGTGA
- a CDS encoding DUF7919 family protein, which yields MEYLDLTPYTYTDSALPMTSIGWLGSEHGVQGPAGAPLAGTELEELRGASRRICNVALGFHTCEFCGTVEGNGEYRYYLPDERTYAAPAMILHYVDTHAYRPPRQFLEGLGAAARPRWDRRADFLRAVLLDRTADLIWRAEAAVDLSQWDDRRAFDALRQVLADDLLIDCGGDEIGRSLIAFAERDYAAGLDWDALPPMVLDGIAHPGDDLHFVRPVGPDA from the coding sequence GTGGAGTACCTGGATCTGACGCCGTACACGTACACCGATTCCGCCCTGCCGATGACGTCGATCGGTTGGCTGGGTTCGGAGCACGGGGTGCAGGGACCGGCGGGGGCACCCCTGGCGGGCACCGAACTGGAAGAGCTGCGTGGCGCCTCCCGCCGGATATGCAACGTCGCCCTGGGGTTCCACACCTGCGAGTTCTGCGGGACGGTCGAGGGCAACGGCGAATACCGCTACTACCTGCCGGACGAGCGCACCTACGCCGCACCGGCGATGATCCTGCACTACGTCGACACCCATGCCTACCGGCCGCCGCGCCAGTTCCTGGAAGGCCTCGGCGCCGCGGCCCGGCCTCGCTGGGACCGGCGAGCCGACTTCCTGCGCGCGGTGCTGCTGGACCGGACCGCGGACCTCATCTGGCGCGCTGAGGCCGCCGTCGACCTGTCCCAGTGGGACGACCGGCGAGCATTCGACGCGCTGCGCCAGGTGCTGGCCGACGACCTGCTGATCGACTGCGGGGGAGACGAGATCGGACGCTCCCTGATCGCGTTCGCCGAGCGCGACTACGCCGCCGGCCTCGACTGGGACGCCCTGCCCCCGATGGTGCTCGACGGTATCGCACATCCCGGTGACGACTTGCACTTCGTCCGCCCGGTCGGACCGGACGCGTAG